The Serratia rhizosphaerae genome has a segment encoding these proteins:
- a CDS encoding LysR family transcriptional regulator — protein sequence MDMIELRRLKAFVTVVEEGNITRAAERLCIQQPPLSRLLQGLEEELGVQLLQRLPRGVRTTDAGDVLLREARTLLARAATLADAVRRAARGEQGHIAIGFTSSAALHPFVPNLLRRYREILPDITTQLEEAGSGELMDALVDERLDAAFVRSPVSEIPGVSIEPVLRESMLIALPVGHRLADDAQTPLPLAALANEAFILYRRPAGQGLYDAILAACYRAGFSPRIVQEAPRLPATLSLVGAGLGLSIVPASMRRLGGDGIVYRAISDADAPGAPLYLALRGNRHSPIVSRFRELVSEAVAAEK from the coding sequence ATTGATATGATTGAACTGCGCCGGCTGAAAGCCTTTGTCACCGTGGTTGAGGAAGGCAATATTACCCGCGCCGCCGAACGGCTGTGCATTCAGCAACCGCCGCTCAGCCGCCTGCTGCAAGGACTGGAGGAGGAGCTGGGCGTGCAGCTGCTACAGCGCCTGCCGCGCGGCGTACGCACCACCGACGCCGGTGATGTGCTGCTCCGTGAGGCGCGGACGCTGTTGGCACGCGCCGCAACGCTGGCAGATGCGGTGCGCCGCGCGGCCCGCGGCGAACAGGGGCATATCGCTATCGGTTTCACCAGTTCGGCGGCGTTGCACCCGTTCGTACCCAATCTGCTGCGGCGCTACCGCGAGATCCTGCCGGACATCACCACGCAGCTGGAAGAGGCCGGCAGCGGGGAGTTGATGGATGCGTTGGTGGATGAGCGGCTTGATGCGGCCTTTGTGCGTTCACCGGTCAGCGAGATCCCCGGAGTCAGTATCGAACCGGTGCTGCGCGAAAGTATGCTGATCGCCCTGCCGGTCGGCCACCGGCTGGCTGACGATGCACAAACGCCGCTGCCGCTGGCGGCACTGGCCAATGAGGCGTTTATTCTTTACCGCCGCCCGGCAGGACAGGGGCTGTACGATGCGATCCTCGCCGCCTGTTACCGTGCCGGCTTCAGCCCGCGCATCGTGCAGGAGGCGCCGCGCCTGCCGGCCACCCTCAGCCTGGTCGGCGCCGGTCTGGGGCTGTCAATCGTACCGGCATCGATGCGTCGCCTTGGCGGCGACGGCATCGTTTATCGCGCCATCAGCGACGCCGACGCGCCCGGCGCGCCGCTGTATCTGGCGCTGCGCGGCAATCGCCACTCGCCCATCGTCAGCCGCTTCCGTGAACTGGTCAGCGAAGCGGTGGCCGCAGAAAAGTAG
- the pbpG gene encoding D-alanyl-D-alanine endopeptidase, whose translation MSLFNFLSRRLIAAAAACIMLSAVSAAQASAPLALHSRAALVVNAKTGKTLYQKQANRRMPIASLSKLMTAMVVLDNKRPLGNKIKVTRADRDLLKKTHSRLTVGSVLSRRDMLHIALMSSENRAAAALSRYYPGGRPAFVARMNRKARQIGMKNTRFRDPTGLTPRNVSTARDLLKMVKHAYRYQTIRAFSTDKQQIVHPGRGQLVYRSSNGLINNHAWDIRLQKTGYTNEAGHCLVVRTVIKGQPIVMILLGSQQRYGHYSDAIRLKNWLES comes from the coding sequence ATGTCATTGTTTAATTTTCTTTCCCGCCGGCTGATTGCCGCCGCAGCCGCCTGCATCATGCTGTCCGCAGTCTCTGCCGCACAGGCTTCCGCCCCGCTTGCCCTGCACTCCCGCGCCGCTCTGGTGGTCAATGCCAAGACCGGTAAAACGCTGTATCAGAAGCAGGCCAACCGACGCATGCCGATTGCCTCACTGAGCAAACTGATGACCGCCATGGTGGTGCTGGACAATAAACGCCCGCTGGGCAATAAAATAAAAGTGACCCGCGCCGACCGTGATTTACTGAAGAAAACCCACTCGCGGCTGACCGTCGGCTCCGTCCTCAGCCGACGTGATATGCTGCACATTGCGCTGATGTCGTCGGAAAACCGCGCGGCGGCGGCGCTGAGCCGTTACTATCCCGGCGGTCGCCCGGCCTTTGTCGCCCGGATGAACCGCAAAGCGCGCCAGATCGGCATGAAGAACACCCGTTTCCGCGATCCGACCGGGCTGACGCCGCGCAATGTCTCCACCGCACGCGATCTGCTGAAAATGGTGAAGCACGCCTACCGCTATCAGACCATCCGCGCCTTCAGCACGGATAAACAGCAAATTGTGCATCCCGGCCGCGGCCAGCTGGTGTACCGCAGCTCCAACGGCTTGATTAATAACCATGCCTGGGATATCCGTTTGCAAAAAACCGGTTATACCAACGAGGCCGGCCACTGTCTGGTGGTGCGCACGGTCATTAAGGGCCAGCCCATCGTGATGATCTTGCTCGGATCACAGCAGCGCTATGGCCACTACAGTGACGCCATCCGCCTGAAAAACTGGCTGGAATCCTGA